One region of Betaproteobacteria bacterium genomic DNA includes:
- a CDS encoding DUF934 domain-containing protein, translated as MAQLIKLGTAAVDSWTTLELAEGETPENVALPAGDVIFPLAVWQARKAEIISCHKRIGLLLQPDERVEDVAADLEYFVVIAVAFPKFVDGRGYSTASLLRQRYQYQGELRAVGDVLHDQLFFMQRVGFDSYALKDDKNALYAIEAGFSPFSDAYQTSTTEPQPYFRRRA; from the coding sequence ATGGCGCAACTGATCAAACTGGGCACCGCCGCGGTCGATAGCTGGACGACGCTCGAACTCGCTGAAGGCGAAACGCCGGAAAACGTTGCCCTGCCGGCTGGTGACGTCATTTTCCCGCTCGCCGTCTGGCAGGCGCGCAAGGCCGAGATCATCTCCTGCCACAAGCGCATCGGCCTGTTGCTGCAACCGGATGAGCGGGTTGAGGACGTGGCTGCCGATCTCGAGTATTTCGTCGTGATCGCCGTCGCCTTCCCGAAATTCGTCGATGGTCGTGGCTACTCGACGGCCAGCCTGCTTCGCCAGCGCTACCAGTACCAAGGCGAGTTGCGCGCCGTCGGCGATGTGCTGCACGACCAGCTTTTCTTCATGCAGCGTGTCGGCTTCGACAGTTACGCCCTGAAGGATGACAAGAATGCGCTGTACGCCATCGAAGCCGGCTTCAGTCCGTTCAGCGATGCCTATCAGACCTCGACCACCGAGCCCCAACCCTATTTCCGCCGTCGCGCCTAG